A part of Aquibium oceanicum genomic DNA contains:
- a CDS encoding efflux RND transporter periplasmic adaptor subunit, with amino-acid sequence MIKRLLIAIVLLVIVVGGIVGFNMFRDNAIDQFFADMPVAPTTVSTVEVEPATWTPGIQAIGTVGASRGVDLSVEIAGVVEEINFEANEKVEKGDLLVQLDDTQQAADLAAQRAQAALDEQSLTRAQELQKRGVGSETSVEQAQASASASAAQVDKLEAVLEQKRLVAPFGGTLGIPRIDVGQYIAPGTVVATLQNLDVLRADFSVPEQSLDQVEIGQPVRFGVTENDMPFTGKITGIEPKVDPSTRLVLIRAEISNPDGKLAPGQFVQVRVVLPQEDDVIAIPQTAVVVSLYGDYVYVVRPAEDASGEAADGLVARQVFVKTGRRSDGRVEITEGVNTGDLVVTAGQNRLNNGSPVVVDNTVQPQLTAEQAPAQ; translated from the coding sequence GTGATCAAACGTCTTCTCATCGCAATCGTTCTGCTGGTTATCGTCGTGGGAGGGATCGTCGGCTTCAACATGTTCCGCGACAACGCGATCGATCAGTTCTTCGCCGACATGCCCGTCGCCCCGACGACCGTGTCCACCGTGGAGGTCGAGCCGGCGACATGGACGCCGGGCATCCAGGCGATCGGGACCGTGGGCGCCTCGCGCGGCGTCGATCTCTCGGTGGAGATCGCCGGCGTCGTCGAGGAGATCAACTTCGAGGCCAACGAGAAGGTCGAGAAGGGCGATCTGCTCGTGCAGCTCGACGACACGCAGCAGGCGGCCGATCTGGCGGCCCAGCGCGCGCAGGCGGCGCTCGATGAGCAGAGCCTGACGCGCGCGCAGGAGCTCCAGAAGCGCGGCGTCGGTTCGGAAACGTCGGTCGAACAGGCGCAGGCGTCCGCGTCGGCCTCGGCCGCTCAGGTCGACAAGCTGGAGGCGGTGCTGGAGCAGAAGCGCCTGGTGGCGCCGTTCGGCGGTACGCTCGGTATTCCGCGGATCGACGTCGGGCAGTACATCGCGCCCGGGACGGTGGTCGCCACGCTGCAGAACCTCGACGTCCTGCGCGCGGACTTCTCCGTGCCCGAGCAGAGCCTCGACCAGGTGGAGATCGGCCAGCCGGTCCGCTTCGGGGTGACCGAGAACGACATGCCGTTCACCGGCAAGATCACCGGCATCGAACCGAAGGTGGACCCGTCGACCCGGCTGGTGCTGATCCGCGCCGAGATATCGAACCCCGACGGCAAGCTGGCGCCCGGCCAGTTCGTGCAGGTGCGCGTGGTGCTGCCGCAGGAAGACGACGTCATCGCCATTCCACAGACGGCGGTCGTCGTCAGTCTCTATGGCGATTACGTCTATGTCGTGCGGCCCGCCGAAGATGCTTCCGGTGAGGCGGCGGACGGCCTGGTCGCGCGCCAGGTCTTCGTGAAAACCGGACGACGTTCCGATGGCCGGGTCGAGATCACCGAGGGGGTGAACACGGGCGACCTCGTCGTGACGGCCGGTCAGAACCGGCTCAACAATGGCTCTCCCGTCGTCGTCGACAACACTGTCCAGCCGCAGCTGACGGCCGAGCAGGCGCCCGCGCAATGA